Proteins found in one Salinimonas lutimaris genomic segment:
- the feoB gene encoding ferrous iron transporter B: MQKILMVGKPNSGKSLLFNQLTGLRQKVANYPGVTVEVKRGQCDKFEVVDLPGTYTMRGLSRDEEIAVKEIKHAIEQDDTALVLCVLDATRLERSLVLGLQIQKLAKERGKSVLFALNFIDEVHRIGEDIDTSALSRELGSPVLALSARSLEGLTEFRQAMLEYAAQPQDILPEHCLTQAESAVKRSHELANQFGLKMDVVLKKQNAIDRFLLNNWSGSVVFLGIMFVLFQSIFTLATPLMDGVETLVANIASGVSAVAPAGIVRDFFNDAIFGGFGSFLVFVPQIMVLTLVIGLLEDSGYLARAALMCHRPLSAIGLSGRSFIPYLSGHACAIPAIMAARTIESPHKRLITMMTIPLMSCSARLPVYALLVAVLVPQDATFLGIFDLQGAAFFGLYFFGIVMALLVSQLLNKTMPRDLEASDMPFILELPTYRLPHWKPLFYRVLNSGTAFIRRAAPVIFVVSVGIWILGYFPLNSELEQSWLGQLGHIIQPVFEPMGLDWRYGVAILMSFLAREVFVGALGTLFGMQGAEDNVAGLAEKLQADGLTLSAGLGLVLFYVVALQCVATVAMLRAETGSNKLAWGLYAGYGVLAYGIACLVNLIM, encoded by the coding sequence ATGCAAAAAATATTAATGGTGGGCAAGCCGAATTCAGGCAAAAGCCTGTTGTTTAATCAGTTAACCGGGCTGCGCCAAAAGGTCGCCAACTACCCCGGTGTGACCGTGGAAGTAAAACGGGGTCAGTGTGATAAATTTGAGGTGGTGGATTTACCCGGTACTTACACCATGCGCGGTCTTAGCCGTGATGAAGAAATAGCGGTTAAAGAAATAAAACACGCCATCGAGCAGGACGATACCGCGCTGGTACTGTGTGTGCTCGATGCCACCCGGCTGGAGCGCAGTCTGGTGCTGGGGCTGCAAATTCAAAAACTCGCCAAAGAGCGGGGCAAGTCAGTGTTGTTTGCCCTGAACTTTATCGATGAGGTACATCGTATCGGCGAGGATATCGATACGTCCGCGCTCAGTCGTGAGCTGGGCAGCCCGGTTCTGGCATTGTCTGCCCGCAGCCTGGAAGGCCTCACCGAGTTCAGACAGGCCATGCTTGAGTATGCCGCGCAGCCGCAAGACATTCTTCCTGAGCACTGCCTCACACAGGCAGAGTCAGCGGTAAAACGCAGTCACGAATTGGCTAACCAATTTGGGCTGAAAATGGATGTGGTGCTGAAAAAACAAAATGCGATCGATCGGTTTTTGCTTAATAACTGGTCTGGTAGCGTAGTATTTCTTGGCATTATGTTTGTGTTGTTCCAGAGTATTTTTACGCTGGCCACGCCATTAATGGACGGCGTGGAAACGCTGGTTGCGAATATAGCCTCCGGGGTGAGTGCAGTGGCACCGGCCGGAATTGTCCGCGATTTTTTTAATGACGCGATTTTCGGCGGGTTCGGGTCATTTTTGGTATTTGTACCGCAAATTATGGTGCTGACTCTGGTGATTGGATTGCTTGAAGATAGCGGCTATCTGGCCCGGGCGGCATTGATGTGTCACCGGCCGCTCAGCGCCATAGGTCTGTCCGGGCGCAGTTTTATTCCTTATCTGTCAGGGCATGCCTGTGCGATTCCGGCCATTATGGCTGCCCGTACCATCGAATCACCGCATAAGCGGTTAATTACCATGATGACCATTCCGCTGATGTCCTGCTCGGCGCGGTTACCGGTATATGCGTTGCTGGTGGCTGTACTGGTGCCGCAAGATGCCACATTTCTGGGCATTTTTGACTTGCAGGGCGCGGCTTTTTTCGGGCTGTACTTCTTTGGTATCGTGATGGCGCTGTTGGTCAGTCAGCTGCTGAATAAAACGATGCCCAGGGATTTAGAAGCCTCTGACATGCCCTTTATTCTGGAGCTTCCCACATACCGTTTGCCACACTGGAAGCCGCTTTTTTACCGTGTTTTAAACAGTGGAACCGCCTTCATCCGCCGCGCCGCCCCAGTCATTTTTGTGGTTTCGGTGGGGATCTGGATTCTGGGTTACTTCCCGTTAAACAGTGAGCTGGAGCAGTCCTGGCTGGGTCAGCTTGGGCACATTATTCAGCCGGTGTTTGAGCCCATGGGGCTGGACTGGCGCTATGGTGTGGCCATTTTAATGTCGTTTCTGGCCCGTGAAGTCTTTGTAGGGGCGCTAGGAACCTTGTTTGGTATGCAGGGAGCTGAAGACAATGTTGCAGGCCTTGCAGAAAAGCTTCAGGCGGACGGCCTGACATTAAGCGCCGGGCTGGGACTGGTGCTGTTCTACGTGGTTGCCCTGCAATGTGTGGCGACGGTAGCTATGCTCAGAGCCGAAACCGGCAGCAACAAACTGGCCTGGGGGTTATATGCAGGCTATGGCGTCCTGGCTTATGGTATTGCCTGTCTGGTAAACCTGATTATGTAG
- the thiC gene encoding phosphomethylpyrimidine synthase ThiC: MSDRRQQRQQAQAFIQQLQGEAYPNSKRYYEQGSRADIRVPMRKIYLDNTRLSDTESEPNSPVPVYDTSGVYGDPTSTIDVTKGIRPLRQGWIEERNDTLALQGVSSTFAKARMQDISLDELRFEHRRSPRKARGAKRVTQLHYARQGIITPEMEFIAIRENMGRAQVTEAILTQQHAGQAFGANLPDQITPEFVRDEVAAGRAIIPANINHPEAEPMIIGRNFLVKVNANIGNSAVTSSIEEEVEKLVWSTRWGADTIMDLSTGRNIHETREWLLRNSPVPLGTVPIYQALEKVGGVAENLNWEIFRDTLLEQAEQGVDYFTIHAGVRLPFVPMTANRLTGIVSRGGAIMAKWCLSHHEESFLYTHFKEICEICAAYDVSLSLGDGLRPGSVADANDEAQFAELRTLGELTQIAWQYDVQVMIEGPGHVPMHMIKENMDEQLKHCHGAPFYTLGPLTTDIAPGYDHITSGIGAAMIGWYGCAMLCYVTPKEHLGLPNKEDVKQGLITYKIAAHAGDLAKGHPGAQIRDNAMSKARFEFRWEDQFNLALDPHTARAYHDETLPQASNKVAHFCSMCGPKFCSMKISQEVRDHAAEQSRQEAQAGMQQMADTFNQRGGRLYVDATEVSK; the protein is encoded by the coding sequence ATGTCAGATCGTCGTCAACAGCGCCAGCAGGCGCAGGCGTTTATTCAACAGCTTCAGGGCGAAGCGTACCCCAATTCCAAACGCTACTATGAACAGGGCTCGCGGGCTGATATCCGTGTCCCCATGCGCAAAATCTATCTGGATAACACCCGTTTAAGTGATACCGAGTCAGAGCCCAATTCACCGGTGCCGGTATACGATACCTCCGGTGTCTACGGCGACCCCACCAGCACCATTGATGTGACCAAAGGTATCCGGCCATTGCGTCAGGGCTGGATAGAAGAACGTAATGATACTCTGGCTTTACAAGGCGTCAGTTCCACCTTCGCCAAAGCGCGGATGCAGGATATCTCGTTAGATGAACTGCGCTTTGAGCATCGACGCAGTCCGCGAAAGGCTCGCGGTGCAAAGCGGGTTACTCAGTTACACTATGCCCGTCAGGGAATCATCACCCCGGAAATGGAATTTATCGCGATTCGGGAAAACATGGGGCGGGCCCAGGTAACCGAAGCCATATTGACCCAGCAGCATGCGGGTCAGGCATTTGGCGCCAACCTGCCTGATCAAATCACGCCGGAATTTGTGCGAGACGAAGTGGCAGCCGGTCGGGCTATCATTCCGGCCAACATTAACCACCCGGAAGCCGAGCCGATGATCATCGGGCGCAACTTTCTGGTGAAAGTGAATGCCAATATCGGTAACTCCGCGGTTACCTCGTCAATTGAGGAGGAAGTAGAAAAACTGGTCTGGTCGACTCGCTGGGGCGCCGATACCATCATGGATCTGTCAACCGGCCGTAATATTCATGAAACCCGCGAGTGGCTTCTGCGCAACAGCCCGGTACCACTGGGTACGGTGCCGATTTATCAGGCCCTGGAAAAGGTGGGCGGCGTGGCTGAAAACCTGAACTGGGAAATTTTCCGCGATACGCTGCTTGAACAGGCTGAACAGGGCGTGGATTATTTTACCATTCATGCCGGTGTGCGCTTACCGTTTGTGCCTATGACGGCTAACCGCCTGACCGGCATTGTATCCCGGGGCGGCGCGATTATGGCGAAGTGGTGTTTAAGCCATCACGAGGAAAGCTTTTTATATACTCACTTCAAAGAAATCTGCGAGATTTGCGCCGCCTATGATGTCTCTTTGTCATTAGGAGATGGCCTGCGGCCCGGTTCGGTGGCCGACGCCAACGATGAAGCGCAGTTTGCCGAGCTGCGTACACTGGGTGAACTAACTCAGATTGCCTGGCAATACGACGTACAGGTGATGATTGAGGGCCCCGGACATGTGCCAATGCACATGATCAAAGAAAACATGGATGAGCAGCTCAAACATTGTCACGGTGCCCCCTTTTACACCCTTGGTCCGCTGACCACCGACATTGCTCCAGGCTATGATCACATTACCTCGGGCATCGGGGCTGCCATGATTGGCTGGTATGGCTGTGCCATGCTGTGTTATGTCACGCCTAAAGAACATCTGGGACTGCCCAACAAGGAAGATGTTAAGCAGGGCCTTATCACCTACAAGATAGCAGCGCATGCCGGCGATCTGGCAAAGGGTCATCCTGGAGCGCAGATTCGTGACAATGCTATGTCAAAAGCCCGGTTTGAGTTTCGCTGGGAAGACCAGTTTAACCTAGCACTGGACCCGCATACGGCCCGTGCCTATCACGACGAAACACTGCCTCAGGCCTCCAACAAGGTAGCGCATTTTTGCTCTATGTGCGGGCCCAAGTTCTGTTCAATGAAAATATCCCAGGAAGTCCGCGATCATGCAGCAGAGCAAAGCCGGCAGGAAGCACAGGCCGGAATGCAGCAGATGGCAGATACGTTCAATCAACGGGGCGGGCGCTTGTATGTAGATGCCACCGAGGTCAGCAAGTAA
- a CDS encoding FeoA family protein, with protein MTLWDLPSKQLAVVTRIQSSIVAAVSERLSEMGLEEGREVLCVRKGPLGGPIVLQLGGSIFAIESQLAAQIDVAPAA; from the coding sequence ATGACATTATGGGATTTACCCAGCAAGCAACTGGCAGTGGTAACACGTATTCAAAGCTCAATTGTTGCGGCTGTCAGTGAGCGTTTATCTGAGATGGGGCTGGAAGAAGGCCGGGAAGTTTTATGCGTGCGCAAGGGGCCTTTAGGAGGCCCGATTGTACTGCAACTTGGCGGCAGTATTTTTGCCATCGAATCCCAGCTTGCTGCACAGATTGATGTAGCGCCAGCCGCCTGA